A section of the Oryzias latipes chromosome 8, ASM223467v1 genome encodes:
- the nudt9 gene encoding ADP-ribose pyrophosphatase, mitochondrial: MVLLLRRISTFPIRLAVTLFGLPCTSCTNGVNPSISSPSSCLIRTDNNFRHISTSCSLYKTMPSSAAPHVRARSTQYPGSTVARFPVPDDKVDWSVDWGQYNPVSYTAPTVLKKPEWADPDIGSFSPEFNAVDGAVDRTSFEGIYRVENKVPLNPRGRTGLSGRGLLGRWGPNHAADPIVTRWKLDGSRAKVYHSVSKQPILQFVSIMRRDCGEWAIPGGMVDPGEQVSLTLQREFSEEALNSLAIPTSEREKIHERITELFSCNGFQVYKGYVDDPRNTDNAWMETVAVNFHDELGDSVSELPLQAGDDAGQVKWVDLDSSLNLYANHSHFLEIVAKERKAHW, from the exons ATGGTTTTACTATTGCGACGGATCAGCACCTTCCCGATTCGTTTGGCGGTTACCCTCTTCGGACTCCCGTGTACATCCTGCACCAACGGAGTAAA CCCTTCAATCTCCAGCCCTTCTTCCTGTCTGATCAGAACTGATAACAACTTCCGACACATCAGTACCAGCTGCAGCCTGTACAAGACCATGCCATCCTCAGCTGCACCCCATGTAAGGGCCCGATCCACGCAGTATCCCGGATCCACAGTTGCACGCTTCCCAGTACCTGACGATAAGGTGGACTGGAGCGTGGATTGGGGGCAGTACAACCCAGTCAGCTACACTGCCCCTACAGTTTTAAAGAAGCCCGAGTGGGCAGATCCTGACATTGG CTCCTTTTCTCCAGAATTCAATGCAGTGGATGGTGCTGTGGACAGAACAAGCTTTGAGGGCATCTACAGAGTGGAAAATAAAGTcccatt aaatCCCAGAGGCCGCACAGGATTGTCTGGCAGGGGTTTGCTGGGGCGCTGGGGGCCTAATCACGCTGCCGATCCAATTGTCACTAG ATGGAAACTAGATGGAAGCAGGGCAAAGGTATATCATTCAGTCTCCAAGCAACCTATTCTTCAGTTTGTGTCCATCATGAGGAGAGACTGTGGAGAATGGGCAATTCCTGGG GGGATGGTAGATCCAGGAGAGCAGGTTTCTCTGACTTTGCAGCGAGAGTTCTCAGAGGAAGCCTTGAACTCACTCGCAATACCTACGTCTGAAAGGGAGAAAATCCACGAGCGCATCACCGAGCTATTCAGCTGTAATGGGTTTCAG gtcTATAAAGGCTATGTTGATGATCCTAGAAACACGGACAATGCTTGGATGGAGACAGTCGCTGTAAACTTTCACGATGAACTGG GCGACAGTGTGAGTGAGCTGCCACTGCAAGCTGGTGATGATGCAGGACAGGTGAAGTGGGTTGACCTTGACTCGTCTCTAAACCTTTATGCCAACCATTCCCATTTCTTGGAGATAGTTGCCAAGGAGAGAAAAGCCCACTGGTAA